In Desulfocurvus vexinensis DSM 17965, a genomic segment contains:
- a CDS encoding DUF2721 domain-containing protein — MDITVTTPALLFPAISLLLLAYTNRFLAITTRIRELHNRYCAEGGDSHRRQIDALRTRLYLIRSMQGFGVFSLFTCVLCMFTLFSGWITAGHVLFGVSMVLLMISLAQSLREIVISVNAMNILLADMERS; from the coding sequence TTGGACATCACCGTGACCACCCCGGCCTTGCTGTTCCCGGCCATTTCGCTGCTGCTGCTGGCCTACACCAACCGGTTTTTGGCCATCACCACGCGCATCCGCGAGCTGCACAACCGCTACTGCGCCGAGGGCGGCGACTCGCACCGCCGCCAGATCGACGCCCTGCGCACCCGGCTGTACCTCATCCGCAGCATGCAGGGCTTTGGCGTGTTCAGCCTGTTCACCTGCGTGCTGTGCATGTTCACGCTCTTCAGCGGCTGGATCACCGCCGGGCACGTGCTCTTCGGCGTGAGCATGGTCCTGCTCATGATCTCCCTGGCCCAGTCGCTGCGCGAGATCGTCATCTCGGTCAACGCCATGAACATCCTGCTGGCGGACATGGAGCGTTCGTAG
- the panC gene encoding pantoate--beta-alanine ligase, which yields MDIVRDPQQFQQQALAARARGQVTALVPTMGFLHEGHASLIRWAAANAGRVCVSVFVNPTQFGPGEDLDAYPRNPEGDAALAEACGADVLFMPEPGALYAPDHCTWVEVPPLAQHLCGASRPVHFRGVATVVTMLLNLAQPDVAVFGQKDWQQLALLRRMVRDLHLPCRIEGRPIVREADGLALSSRNVYLGPAERAQAPGLHAGLLAAAALARAGQRDAATLKAAIAAHYAAHVPAGEVDYIEIVDPETVQPVATLAGAALAAVAVRLGRARLIDNELLQP from the coding sequence ATGGATATCGTTCGCGATCCGCAGCAGTTCCAGCAGCAGGCCCTGGCCGCGCGTGCGCGCGGGCAGGTCACGGCCCTGGTGCCGACCATGGGCTTTCTGCACGAGGGTCACGCCAGCCTCATCCGCTGGGCTGCGGCCAATGCCGGACGCGTGTGCGTCAGCGTGTTCGTCAACCCGACCCAGTTCGGCCCCGGCGAGGACCTGGACGCCTACCCGCGCAACCCCGAGGGCGACGCGGCCCTGGCCGAGGCCTGCGGGGCCGACGTGCTCTTCATGCCCGAGCCGGGCGCGCTCTACGCCCCGGACCACTGCACCTGGGTGGAGGTGCCGCCCCTGGCGCAGCACCTGTGCGGGGCCAGCCGCCCGGTGCATTTCCGGGGTGTGGCCACGGTGGTGACCATGCTGCTCAACCTGGCCCAGCCGGACGTGGCCGTGTTCGGCCAGAAGGACTGGCAGCAGCTGGCGCTTCTGCGGCGCATGGTGCGCGACCTGCACCTGCCCTGCCGCATCGAGGGCCGGCCCATCGTGCGCGAGGCCGACGGGCTGGCGCTGAGTTCGCGCAACGTCTACCTCGGCCCCGCCGAGCGGGCCCAGGCCCCGGGGCTGCACGCCGGGCTGCTGGCCGCTGCGGCCCTGGCCCGGGCCGGGCAGCGCGACGCAGCCACCCTCAAGGCCGCCATCGCCGCGCACTACGCCGCGCATGTTCCCGCTGGCGAGGTGGACTACATCGAGATCGTGGACCCCGAGACCGTGCAGCCCGTGGCGACCCTGGCGGGGGCGGCCCTGGCCGCCGTGGCCGTGCGCCTGGGCCGCGCCCGGCTCATCGACAACGAGCTTTTGCAACCGTAA
- the fliJ gene encoding flagellar export protein FliJ yields MARGFRFPLERVLDYRRQQEEQARMAVARALAAHRAQQAELDGLRQALERHMASLYGGAQITENDLWLWRRYRVRLEEDIALAERRLMQLGRELTQARQDLVARAREKKLLERLRAVQEQAHRTSENQKEQRESDEMATLRYGREAV; encoded by the coding sequence ATGGCCAGAGGATTTCGATTCCCGCTCGAGCGGGTGCTGGACTACCGCCGCCAGCAGGAGGAGCAGGCGCGCATGGCCGTGGCGCGGGCCCTGGCCGCGCACCGCGCCCAGCAGGCGGAGCTGGACGGGTTGCGTCAGGCCCTGGAACGGCATATGGCCTCCTTGTATGGCGGGGCCCAGATTACCGAAAACGACCTGTGGCTGTGGCGCCGCTACCGGGTGCGCCTGGAAGAGGACATCGCCCTGGCCGAACGCAGGCTCATGCAGCTTGGCCGCGAGCTGACCCAGGCCCGCCAGGACCTGGTGGCCCGCGCCAGGGAAAAGAAGCTTCTGGAACGCCTGCGCGCGGTCCAGGAGCAGGCGCACCGCACCAGCGAGAACCAGAAGGAACAGAGGGAAAGCGATGAAATGGCGACGCTTCGTTACGGGCGTGAAGCCGTGTAG
- a CDS encoding glutamine synthetase family protein: MEAAPVFNCKNADDVLKAVRDYNVSFIQFWFIDILGTLKSFQITPNELEASFEEGMGFDGSSILGFTRIEESDMVAIPDPTTFQLVSWRPTERPVARMFCDVKNPDHTPYEGDSRYVLKRMLAKAAEKGYTYYVGPELEFFVFANAQSPQTLDAGGYFDAPPLDLGNDIRRDIIFALERMGIQVEYSHHEVAPSQHEIDLRYAEGLAMADIATTYKVVVKEVARKHGAYATFMPKPIFGENGSGMHVHQSLFKNGRNAFFDPKDPHSLSAECKSYIAGLLRHAREFVCVTNQWINSYKRLVPGYEAPVYIAWAQRNRSALIRVPMYKPGKEAATRIELRCPDPAANPYLCFAVMLAAGLKGIEEGYELTPAVEKNIFAFTEKDFDAHGIEALPGSLYEAAMALKGSALMKECLGEHVHANLVENKLKEWDAYRTHVSEYEIKRYLPIL, from the coding sequence ATGGAAGCAGCGCCCGTCTTCAACTGCAAGAACGCCGACGACGTGCTCAAGGCCGTCCGCGACTACAACGTGAGCTTCATCCAGTTCTGGTTCATCGACATCCTGGGCACCCTGAAATCGTTCCAGATCACGCCCAACGAGCTGGAGGCCTCCTTCGAGGAGGGCATGGGCTTCGACGGCTCCTCCATCCTCGGCTTCACGCGCATCGAGGAGTCGGACATGGTGGCCATCCCCGACCCCACGACCTTCCAGCTCGTGTCCTGGCGGCCCACGGAGCGGCCCGTGGCGCGCATGTTCTGCGACGTGAAGAACCCCGACCACACGCCCTACGAGGGCGACTCGCGCTACGTGCTCAAGCGCATGCTCGCCAAGGCCGCCGAGAAGGGCTACACCTACTATGTGGGCCCCGAGCTGGAATTCTTCGTTTTCGCCAACGCCCAGAGCCCGCAGACCCTGGACGCGGGCGGCTACTTCGACGCCCCGCCGCTGGACCTGGGCAACGACATCCGTCGCGACATCATCTTCGCCCTGGAGCGCATGGGCATCCAGGTGGAGTATTCGCACCACGAGGTGGCGCCCTCGCAGCACGAGATCGACCTGCGCTACGCCGAAGGGCTGGCCATGGCCGACATCGCCACCACCTACAAGGTGGTGGTCAAGGAGGTCGCCCGCAAGCACGGGGCCTACGCCACCTTCATGCCCAAGCCCATCTTCGGCGAGAACGGCTCGGGCATGCACGTGCACCAGTCGCTGTTCAAGAACGGGCGCAACGCCTTCTTCGACCCCAAGGACCCGCACAGCCTTTCGGCGGAATGCAAGTCGTACATCGCCGGGCTGTTGCGCCACGCCCGCGAGTTCGTCTGCGTGACCAACCAGTGGATCAACTCCTACAAGCGCCTGGTGCCGGGCTACGAGGCCCCGGTGTACATCGCCTGGGCCCAGCGCAACCGCTCGGCGCTCATTCGCGTGCCCATGTACAAGCCCGGCAAGGAGGCCGCCACGCGCATCGAGCTGCGCTGCCCGGACCCGGCGGCCAACCCCTACCTGTGCTTCGCCGTGATGCTCGCCGCGGGCCTCAAGGGCATCGAGGAGGGCTACGAGCTGACCCCCGCTGTGGAGAAGAACATTTTCGCCTTCACCGAGAAGGACTTCGACGCCCACGGCATCGAGGCCCTGCCCGGGTCGCTCTACGAGGCGGCCATGGCCCTCAAGGGCTCGGCGCTGATGAAGGAGTGCCTGGGCGAGCACGTCCACGCCAACCTCGTGGAGAACAAGTTGAAGGAGTGGGACGCCTACCGGACCCACGTTTCCGAATACGAGATCAAGCGCTACCTGCCCATCCTCTAG
- the argC gene encoding N-acetyl-gamma-glutamyl-phosphate reductase translates to MTTFKAGLVGVTGYTGMELARLLCGHGALELVRATSRSDAGRTLAQLFPGLTGLPLGGLTVSEPDVDDLAGACDLVFLAVPHGTAMDMAAALVGRGVRVVDLSADFRIKDPQTYAQWYGLEHRHPGLIADAVFGLPELNAPAIRTARLIANPGCYPTSAILGLYPALSRGFAEPDGLVIDAKSGATGAGRKAAVGSLFCEVSDTFRAYNLGRHRHTPEIEQELSRLAGRELRVSFNTHLLPINRGILSTCYARLARPATLAEVHAAYEAAYADAPWVRVLPQGALPETKNVRGTMFCDIGLVVDPRTDRLIVVSCIDNLCRGASGQALANANLMLGLDPATGLNLAPLVP, encoded by the coding sequence ATGACGACCTTCAAGGCCGGGCTGGTGGGCGTCACCGGCTACACCGGCATGGAACTGGCGCGCCTTCTGTGCGGCCACGGCGCCCTGGAGCTGGTGCGCGCCACCTCGCGCTCCGACGCCGGGCGGACCCTGGCCCAGCTCTTCCCCGGGCTGACCGGGCTGCCCCTGGGCGGGCTCACGGTCAGCGAGCCCGACGTGGACGACCTGGCCGGGGCCTGCGACCTGGTGTTCCTGGCCGTGCCCCACGGCACGGCCATGGACATGGCCGCCGCCCTGGTCGGGCGCGGGGTGCGCGTGGTGGACCTGTCCGCCGACTTTCGCATCAAGGACCCGCAGACCTACGCCCAGTGGTACGGCCTGGAGCACCGCCACCCCGGGCTCATCGCCGACGCCGTGTTCGGCCTGCCCGAGCTCAACGCCCCGGCCATCCGCACGGCCCGGCTCATCGCCAACCCCGGCTGCTACCCGACCTCGGCCATCCTGGGCCTGTATCCGGCCCTGAGCCGAGGCTTCGCGGAGCCCGACGGGCTGGTCATCGACGCCAAGTCCGGCGCCACGGGCGCCGGGCGCAAGGCCGCCGTGGGTTCGCTGTTCTGCGAGGTCTCCGACACCTTCCGGGCCTACAACCTGGGCCGCCACCGCCACACCCCGGAGATCGAGCAGGAGCTGTCGCGCCTGGCGGGCCGGGAGCTGCGCGTGTCCTTCAACACGCATCTTCTGCCCATCAACCGGGGCATCCTGTCCACCTGCTACGCGCGCCTGGCGCGCCCGGCCACCCTGGCCGAGGTCCACGCCGCCTACGAGGCGGCCTACGCCGACGCGCCCTGGGTGCGCGTGCTGCCCCAGGGCGCCCTGCCGGAAACCAAAAACGTGCGCGGCACCATGTTCTGCGACATCGGCCTGGTGGTGGACCCGCGCACCGACCGGCTCATCGTGGTCTCGTGCATCGACAACCTCTGCCGGGGCGCCTCGGGCCAGGCCCTGGCCAACGCCAACCTCATGCTCGGGCTGGACCCGGCCACCGGCCTGAACCTGGCGCCCCTGGTGCCCTGA
- the truA gene encoding tRNA pseudouridine(38-40) synthase TruA — MPRLKLTLAYDGTAFCGWQIQQGRPERTVQQVLERALEDICAEPVRVHGAGRTDSGVHALGQVAHCDVPAARAGVPWARALGARLPDDVSVLAAEVVDDAFHARFSAQAKTYTYSLWPEGRYHIPQRRNFAWATGPLDEAAMDAAARHMTGTRDFRCFQNTGTPVNSTVRTVLAVVRGPGVFPGETDWRFCADGFLKQMVRNMMGLLVAVGRGRFAPGDVERIVAGRERAVAFATAPARGLCLTRVHYDPPLP, encoded by the coding sequence GTGCCACGGCTCAAGCTGACCCTGGCCTACGACGGCACGGCGTTCTGCGGCTGGCAGATCCAGCAGGGCCGCCCCGAGCGTACCGTGCAGCAGGTGCTGGAACGGGCCCTGGAGGACATCTGCGCCGAGCCCGTGCGCGTGCACGGCGCCGGGCGCACGGATTCGGGGGTCCACGCCCTGGGGCAGGTGGCCCACTGCGACGTGCCCGCCGCGCGCGCGGGGGTGCCCTGGGCCCGGGCCCTGGGCGCCCGGCTGCCGGACGATGTGTCCGTGCTGGCCGCCGAGGTGGTGGACGACGCCTTCCACGCCCGCTTCAGCGCCCAGGCCAAGACCTACACCTACAGTTTGTGGCCCGAAGGCCGATACCATATTCCACAGAGGCGGAACTTCGCGTGGGCTACGGGGCCCCTGGACGAGGCGGCCATGGACGCCGCCGCGCGGCACATGACCGGCACCCGCGACTTCCGGTGCTTCCAGAACACGGGCACGCCCGTCAACAGCACCGTGCGCACCGTGCTTGCCGTGGTCCGCGGGCCGGGGGTCTTTCCCGGCGAGACGGACTGGCGCTTTTGCGCCGACGGCTTCCTCAAGCAGATGGTGCGCAACATGATGGGGCTGCTGGTGGCCGTGGGCCGGGGGCGCTTCGCCCCCGGGGACGTGGAGCGCATCGTCGCCGGGCGCGAGCGCGCCGTGGCCTTTGCCACGGCCCCGGCCCGGGGCCTGTGCCTGACCCGCGTGCACTACGACCCGCCCCTGCCCTGA
- a CDS encoding TonB-dependent receptor, translated as MLTGPAHGAENTIRLDEMVVNATRIITPTMQSGDTVFTGTQITTDGIEMQGGRTETSIYNALQVIPGVNVESADGFGLSPEQNTIRTRGVRGYLGSLSVEGVPNWGGNPIGPREYLYDTNNFEGVTIYKGAVPADIGTGMGARGGAIELRPKWPKAEPGLEFEQGLGSSAYSRSFLRLDSGEVTDSGTALSGSVSYTEADKWKGPGEVGPRTNVNLMLRQPTVNDDDIKIFFNSNYIESDMYRALSHAETESLSENHDKDFNEELTGTNAQDIYYYKYNRGTYNNNDVMSIITASVDDTLGFTFKPFYSKEDSTVYAGNSSNNRVQQRNRYIERFGAAAEMEKRFGELTTVLGYMYEAVDMRIITKNYIPSTGQFAGYGIYTRNLDKGHMHSPFLKIGGEHDRFKWQAGLKYFYYRDPATHGYTSKTGAPSTLVRQADLDRATKEYDALLPSVALSYAINDAVEPFASYGRSQIRPYSYVPLINTYSSNRAAFQAAGVTLDDLFNTRDMETTDTVEVGVRLSLGRAEITPSVYYTKSENLLVTVHDPRIGVAGVNYQQNVGAATGYGAEVEANVHLTENFTWFLSPSYSVLTYDDDLTFAGNTLDSKGRQVVDTPLWMAKTGFIFRHGGFEISPMLRLLGERYGDLEHKEKVDGYGVVDLCASYTFTDLDWAKRVRLSLDLYNLLDSEYISAINTGDDTRAGSSTYMVGAPFTALLRLAVEL; from the coding sequence TTGCTGACCGGGCCTGCCCACGGCGCGGAGAACACCATCCGCCTGGACGAGATGGTCGTGAACGCCACGCGCATCATCACCCCGACCATGCAAAGCGGCGACACGGTGTTCACCGGCACGCAGATCACCACCGACGGTATCGAGATGCAGGGCGGCAGGACCGAAACCAGCATCTACAACGCCCTGCAGGTCATCCCCGGCGTGAACGTGGAAAGCGCCGACGGCTTCGGCCTGAGCCCCGAGCAGAACACCATCCGCACGCGCGGAGTGCGCGGCTACCTGGGGTCGCTGTCCGTGGAGGGCGTGCCCAACTGGGGCGGCAACCCCATCGGCCCGCGCGAATACCTCTACGACACCAACAACTTCGAGGGCGTGACCATCTACAAGGGCGCCGTGCCCGCCGACATCGGCACCGGCATGGGCGCGCGCGGCGGGGCCATCGAGCTGCGGCCCAAATGGCCCAAGGCCGAGCCCGGCCTGGAGTTCGAGCAGGGCCTGGGCTCCAGCGCCTACAGCCGCAGCTTCCTGCGCCTGGACAGCGGCGAGGTCACCGACTCCGGCACGGCGCTGTCCGGGTCGGTCTCCTACACCGAGGCCGACAAGTGGAAGGGCCCGGGCGAGGTCGGCCCGCGCACCAACGTGAACCTGATGCTCCGCCAGCCCACTGTGAACGACGACGACATCAAGATTTTCTTCAACTCCAACTACATCGAAAGCGATATGTACCGCGCCCTGAGCCACGCGGAAACCGAATCGCTCTCCGAAAACCACGACAAGGATTTCAACGAGGAACTGACAGGGACCAATGCCCAGGACATCTACTACTACAAATACAACCGTGGCACGTACAACAACAACGATGTCATGAGCATCATCACCGCCAGCGTGGACGACACCCTCGGCTTCACATTCAAACCATTCTACTCCAAGGAGGACTCCACGGTCTACGCGGGCAACTCGTCCAACAACCGCGTGCAGCAGCGCAACCGCTACATCGAGCGCTTCGGCGCCGCGGCGGAGATGGAAAAGCGTTTCGGCGAGCTGACCACCGTGCTCGGCTACATGTACGAAGCCGTGGACATGCGCATCATCACCAAGAACTACATCCCCAGCACCGGACAGTTCGCGGGCTACGGCATCTACACCCGCAACCTGGACAAGGGGCACATGCACAGCCCCTTCCTCAAGATCGGCGGCGAGCACGACCGCTTCAAGTGGCAGGCCGGGCTGAAGTATTTCTACTACCGCGACCCCGCCACCCACGGCTACACCTCCAAGACAGGGGCGCCCAGCACCCTGGTCCGCCAGGCCGACCTGGACCGCGCCACCAAGGAATACGACGCCCTGCTGCCGAGCGTCGCCCTGTCCTACGCCATAAACGACGCGGTGGAGCCCTTCGCCAGCTACGGCCGCAGCCAGATCCGCCCCTACTCCTACGTGCCGCTCATCAACACCTACAGCAGCAACCGCGCGGCCTTCCAGGCGGCGGGCGTGACCCTGGACGACCTGTTCAACACCCGCGACATGGAGACCACCGACACCGTGGAGGTCGGCGTACGCCTGAGCCTCGGCAGGGCCGAGATCACCCCCTCGGTGTACTACACCAAGAGCGAGAACCTGCTGGTCACCGTCCATGACCCGCGCATCGGCGTCGCGGGCGTGAACTACCAGCAGAACGTGGGCGCGGCCACGGGCTACGGCGCCGAGGTCGAGGCCAACGTCCACCTGACCGAGAACTTCACCTGGTTCCTGAGCCCCTCGTACTCGGTGCTGACCTACGACGACGACCTGACCTTCGCGGGCAACACCCTGGACAGCAAGGGCAGGCAGGTGGTGGACACCCCGCTGTGGATGGCCAAGACCGGCTTCATCTTCCGCCACGGCGGCTTCGAGATCTCGCCCATGCTGCGCCTGCTGGGCGAGCGCTACGGCGACCTGGAGCACAAGGAGAAGGTGGACGGCTACGGCGTGGTGGACCTCTGCGCCTCCTACACCTTCACGGACCTGGACTGGGCCAAGCGCGTGCGCCTGAGCCTGGACCTCTACAACCTGCTGGATTCCGAATACATCTCGGCCATCAACACCGGCGACGACACCCGCGCCGGGAGCAGCACCTACATGGTCGGCGCCCCGTTCACTGCGCTGCTGCGCTTGGCCGTGGAGCTGTAG
- a CDS encoding MotE family protein, giving the protein MKPCRLLKLLMVLALVKLALLAVVGLQFMAPAQGGGRAVVAMAPAQAQEAAPAPAPEAAPAPAEAAQPEAAPAPDAPVPDRQGLVRRQEELDRRERELRALEQKIARDMAALEERRAQLQRMLDDAEMVKDKKDRHLVDVFSNMKAKQAASVMETMDEAQAVKILSGMRGRQAGEILTFVNAEKAARLAEQLTRLQIPFE; this is encoded by the coding sequence GTGAAGCCGTGTAGGCTGCTCAAGCTGCTCATGGTCCTGGCGCTGGTCAAGCTGGCGCTGCTGGCCGTGGTCGGCCTGCAATTCATGGCTCCCGCCCAGGGCGGCGGCAGGGCCGTGGTGGCCATGGCCCCGGCCCAGGCCCAGGAGGCGGCACCCGCCCCGGCCCCGGAGGCGGCCCCGGCGCCCGCCGAGGCTGCCCAGCCCGAGGCCGCCCCGGCCCCCGACGCCCCCGTGCCCGACCGCCAGGGCCTGGTGCGCCGCCAGGAGGAGCTGGACCGCCGCGAGCGCGAGCTGAGGGCCCTGGAGCAGAAGATCGCCCGCGACATGGCGGCCCTGGAGGAGCGCCGGGCCCAGCTCCAGCGGATGCTCGACGACGCCGAGATGGTCAAGGACAAGAAGGACCGCCACCTGGTGGACGTGTTTTCCAACATGAAGGCCAAGCAGGCCGCCTCGGTCATGGAAACCATGGACGAGGCCCAGGCCGTCAAGATCCTGTCCGGGATGCGCGGGCGTCAGGCGGGCGAGATCCTGACCTTCGTCAACGCCGAAAAGGCCGCGCGGTTGGCCGAGCAGCTCACGCGGCTGCAGATTCCCTTCGAGTAG
- a CDS encoding EAL and HDOD domain-containing protein translates to MNDTTGTAAPAAEAVFVARQPIFDPKMNVWGYELLFRATGEARSAQVTDADMATAKVIADGFLLASQGLRPGQRTLINFPRTLLLENFAFALPADIAVVEILEDVQPDEAVLAAVGELKAAGYTLAMDDFTGEAVLEPFLPLVDIIKVDVLAVLGPDGLEGAPRLREVVRRLEHHGCRLLAEKVEDNAVFALCRELGFTLFQGYFFARPEIIPGRKIAASELAKLQLLQELGSPDFDVKRLAEIIQRDPSLTYRLFRYINSVGMGVRQKVESVTRAIALLGQRQLAQWLRVVIMSDLAPGNKGREVTFLSVHRGRFLELMAESCPANYSPETHFLLGLFSLLDAMLGVPMGQVLENLPLDETMKAALAGKSNDYRFCIDLALAYERNDWPQVDSMLAIPGVPPEEADVLYTQALEWTQGILGSAEQGQAC, encoded by the coding sequence ATGAACGACACCACAGGAACCGCCGCTCCCGCCGCCGAGGCCGTCTTCGTGGCCCGCCAGCCCATCTTCGACCCCAAGATGAACGTCTGGGGCTATGAGCTGCTCTTCCGCGCCACGGGCGAGGCCCGCTCGGCCCAGGTGACCGATGCCGACATGGCCACGGCCAAGGTCATCGCCGACGGCTTCCTGCTGGCCTCCCAGGGCCTGCGCCCCGGCCAGCGGACGCTGATCAACTTCCCGCGCACCCTGCTGCTGGAAAACTTCGCCTTCGCCCTCCCGGCGGACATCGCCGTGGTGGAAATCCTCGAAGACGTGCAGCCCGACGAGGCCGTACTGGCCGCCGTGGGCGAGCTCAAGGCCGCGGGCTACACCCTGGCCATGGACGACTTCACCGGCGAGGCCGTCCTCGAACCCTTCCTGCCCCTGGTGGACATCATCAAGGTGGACGTGCTGGCCGTGCTGGGCCCCGACGGCCTGGAGGGCGCCCCCAGGCTGCGCGAGGTGGTCCGCCGCCTGGAGCACCACGGCTGCCGCCTGCTGGCCGAAAAGGTCGAGGACAACGCCGTCTTCGCCCTGTGCCGCGAGCTGGGGTTCACGCTGTTCCAGGGCTACTTCTTCGCCCGGCCCGAGATCATCCCGGGCCGCAAGATCGCCGCCAGCGAGCTGGCCAAGCTCCAGCTGCTCCAGGAACTGGGCTCCCCGGACTTCGACGTGAAGCGCCTGGCCGAGATCATCCAGCGCGACCCGTCGCTGACCTACCGCCTGTTCCGCTACATCAACTCCGTGGGCATGGGCGTACGCCAGAAGGTGGAGTCCGTGACGCGGGCCATCGCCCTCCTGGGCCAGCGCCAGCTCGCCCAATGGCTGCGCGTGGTGATCATGTCCGACCTGGCCCCGGGCAACAAGGGCCGCGAGGTGACCTTCCTGTCGGTGCACCGGGGCCGTTTCCTGGAGCTCATGGCCGAGAGCTGCCCGGCGAACTACTCGCCCGAGACCCACTTCCTGCTCGGGCTGTTCTCGCTGCTGGACGCCATGCTCGGGGTGCCCATGGGGCAGGTCCTGGAAAATCTGCCCCTGGACGAAACCATGAAGGCCGCCCTGGCGGGCAAGAGCAACGACTACCGCTTCTGCATCGACCTGGCCCTGGCCTACGAGCGCAACGACTGGCCGCAGGTGGACAGCATGCTGGCCATCCCGGGCGTGCCCCCCGAGGAGGCCGACGTGCTCTACACCCAGGCCCTGGAATGGACCCAGGGCATCCTGGGCTCTGCGGAGCAGGGCCAGGCCTGCTGA
- the metK gene encoding methionine adenosyltransferase produces MISNKGRFHFTSESVTEGHPDKVADQISDAVLDALLAQDPESRVACETLVTTGLAMIAGEITTKGYADLPAIVRETIREIGYTSSVMGFDADTCAVMSTIDKQSPDIAQGVDRKAPEEQGAGDQGMMFGYASDETPTLMPAPIFWAHKLSRRLTYVRKEGILDFLRPDGKTEVSFTYEDGQPKFIDTVVIAAQHDENIAYQDLVDAIREEVIFKTLPGEFVDRKKTRIFINTTGRFVIGGPMGDCGLTGRKIIQDTYGGMGAHGGGAFSGKDPSKVDRSGAYMGRYIAKNVVAAGLAPKCQVQIAYVIGVAEPVSVLVSSLGTSEVSDEALTDAVQQTFDLRPYYIEKKLNLRRPIYKATACYGHFGRERPEFTWEATDMAETLKANCKG; encoded by the coding sequence ATGATCAGCAACAAAGGCCGTTTCCATTTCACGTCCGAATCCGTGACCGAGGGGCACCCCGACAAGGTCGCCGACCAGATCTCCGACGCCGTGCTCGACGCGCTGCTGGCGCAGGACCCCGAGTCCCGCGTGGCCTGCGAGACCCTGGTCACCACCGGGCTGGCCATGATCGCCGGCGAGATCACCACCAAGGGCTACGCCGACCTGCCCGCCATCGTGCGCGAGACCATCCGCGAGATCGGCTACACCAGCTCGGTCATGGGCTTTGACGCCGACACCTGCGCCGTGATGTCCACCATCGACAAGCAGTCGCCGGACATCGCCCAGGGCGTGGACCGCAAGGCCCCCGAGGAGCAGGGCGCGGGCGACCAGGGCATGATGTTCGGCTACGCCAGCGACGAGACCCCGACCCTCATGCCCGCGCCCATCTTCTGGGCCCACAAGCTCTCGCGCCGCCTGACCTACGTGCGCAAGGAGGGCATCCTCGACTTCCTGCGCCCCGACGGCAAGACCGAGGTCAGCTTCACCTACGAGGACGGCCAGCCCAAGTTCATCGACACCGTGGTCATCGCCGCCCAGCACGACGAGAACATCGCCTACCAGGACCTGGTGGACGCCATCCGCGAGGAGGTCATCTTCAAGACCCTGCCCGGCGAGTTCGTGGACCGCAAGAAGACCCGCATCTTCATCAACACCACCGGGCGCTTCGTCATCGGCGGCCCCATGGGCGACTGCGGCCTGACCGGGCGCAAAATCATCCAGGACACCTACGGCGGCATGGGCGCCCACGGCGGCGGCGCCTTCTCCGGCAAGGACCCGTCCAAGGTGGACCGCTCCGGCGCCTACATGGGCCGCTACATCGCCAAGAACGTGGTCGCCGCCGGGCTGGCCCCCAAGTGCCAGGTCCAGATCGCCTACGTCATCGGCGTGGCCGAGCCGGTGTCGGTGCTCGTGTCCAGCCTGGGCACCAGCGAGGTCAGCGACGAGGCCCTGACCGACGCCGTGCAGCAGACCTTCGACCTGCGCCCCTACTACATCGAGAAGAAGCTCAACCTGCGCCGCCCCATCTACAAGGCCACGGCGTGCTACGGCCACTTCGGCCGCGAGCGCCCCGAGTTCACCTGGGAGGCCACCGACATGGCCGAAACCCTCAAGGCCAACTGCAAGGGCTAG
- a CDS encoding DUF1844 domain-containing protein, producing MSSGQPDGQCPGCGTGPSSEEQRAAERAADAAAAQTPLPEVTFSTFVMSLASSALVHLGEVPEPESGRTMANLPVAKHTIDILAMLQEKTGNCLAADERRLLEGLLYELRMKYVMQMK from the coding sequence ATGAGCAGCGGACAGCCAGACGGCCAGTGCCCCGGCTGCGGCACGGGGCCCAGCAGCGAGGAGCAGCGGGCGGCAGAGCGCGCGGCGGACGCCGCGGCGGCCCAGACCCCCCTGCCCGAGGTGACCTTTTCCACCTTCGTCATGTCCCTGGCGTCTTCGGCGCTGGTGCATCTGGGCGAGGTGCCCGAGCCCGAGTCGGGCCGGACCATGGCCAACCTGCCGGTGGCCAAGCACACCATCGACATCCTGGCCATGCTCCAGGAAAAGACCGGCAACTGCCTTGCGGCGGACGAGCGCAGGCTCCTGGAGGGCCTGCTCTACGAACTGCGCATGAAATACGTCATGCAGATGAAGTGA